A DNA window from Linepithema humile isolate Giens D197 chromosome 6, Lhum_UNIL_v1.0, whole genome shotgun sequence contains the following coding sequences:
- the LOC137000689 gene encoding uncharacterized protein: MGLEVAPHKTEALYFYNKAMGRPSPIQMWVGEVRVLVGTQMKYLGLILDRLWGFEQHFVQIIPKADRMAVALSRLLPNVGGPNVRVRRLYANVVQSVSLYGAPVWADKVLVSRRIQAMIHRQQRRLASRIIRSYCTTSFVAGLLPVEFLANLYAEVYRRTRDPDRTGSARLRPGAVEKIRKNARRRAISQWQEAIADSATGRRTTHAIQPCLPEWVDRRGRGLEFHLTQVLTGHGCFGDYLCRIGREHTTGCHHCAAGRDSAQHTLTEYEAWTEERRDLTAVVGEDLSLPALIQAMLEGENKWKAASDFCGAVMLQKEETERIRRGEAEEVDSTPPSSPPPPPLCREEWEATAAGVLPRPQRGGGGDNSPSPYTSPTQGLMRVGVSQKVVRKLATTTITI, encoded by the coding sequence ATGGGACTGGAGGTCGCCCCACACAAGACGGAGGCcttgtatttttacaacaagGCCATGGGGCGTCCTTCCCCCATCCAAATGTGGGTGGGGGAGGTCCGAGTCCTGGTGGGGACCCAGATGAAGTATCTGGGCCTCATCCTGGATAGGCTTTGGGGTTTTGAACAGCACTTTGTGCAAATTATCCCCAAAGCGGACAGGATGGCGGTCGCGTTAAGCCGTCTCTTGCCCAACGTAGGTGGACCGAACGTAAGGGTTCGGCGTTTGTACGCCAATGTCGTGCAGTCGGTGTCCCTTTACGGGGCACCGGTATGGGCCGATAAGGTCCTGGTCAGTCGGCGAATCCAAGCGATGATTCATCGCCAACAGCGCCGGCTGGCCTCAAGGATCATTCGGTCCTACTGCACAACGTCGTTTGTGGCGGGCCTCCTCCCGGTCGAGTTCTTGGCGAACTTGTACGCCGAGGTTTATCGGCGTACGAGGGACCCTGACCGCACCGGGAGCGCCCGTCTAAGACCAGGGGCCGTGGAGAAAATTAGGAAGAATGCCCGTCGCAGAGCTATATCCCAATGGCAGGAGGCCATTGCGGACTCTGCGACGGGTAGACGGACCACCCACGCCATCCAGCCCTGTCTGCCGGAATGGGTAGACAGGCGAGGACGAGGACTTGAGTTCCACCTGACACAGGTACTCACCGGGCACGGTTGCTTCGGTGACTACCTGTGCAGGATTGGTAGGGAGCATACGACGGGATGCCACCACTGTGCGGCCGGTCGGGACTCGGCGCAGCACACCCTCACCGAGTATGAGGCTTGGACGGAGGAGCGCCGAGACCTGACTGCAGTGGTGGGAGAGGACCTCTCCCTCCCAGCATTGATTCAAGCAATGCTGGAGGGAGAGAATAAGTGGAAGGCCGCCTCCGATTTCTGCGGCGCTGTAATGCTGCAGAAAGAGGAGACGGAACGAATTAGAAGGGGAGAGGCGGAGGAGGTGGACAGCACTCCACCATCCTCCccacctcccccccccctttgcAGAGAAGAATGGGAGGCAACGGCGGCGGGGGTGCTCCCCCGACCGCAACGCGGCGGAGGAGGAGATAATTCCCCGTCGCCGTATACCAGCCCCACGCAGGGGCTGATGAGAGTAGGGGTCTCTCAGAAGGTGGTAAGGAAACTTgccaccaccaccatcacAATCTGA